The following is a genomic window from Anaerolineae bacterium.
TCTTGGCTGGGCGTTACCCTGGGGGTGGCGGTTATTGTGGGCCTGGTGTGGGGCGTTAACACGTATCAGCCGCTTTACCATGAGGTGGTTCAGGCGGCCCAGGCTACGCCTACACCCACGGCTACGGCCACGCCGGCTTTGTTTCGCCCCCCCACAGCCACGGCTACGCCTCCCCCCACCACCTCACCCACCATCATTCCCTCGCCCACCCCCCGCACCCATGTAGTTGAGGCCGGCCAGGCGCTTTATTACATTGCCCAATTGTATCAAGTATCTGTGGAAGAATTGGCGGCCATGAACAACTTGGCCGATAGCCGCATGTTGCGGGTAGGCCAGGTGTTGGTGGTGCCCGACAGTCCCATTAATTGGGATACGGCCGATAACCAACTACCGCCGCAAATCATCCACGTTATTCAAGCGGGCGAAACCCTGGGCGACCTTTCGGTGAAATACGACACGCCCCTGGATACAATTTTTGCCGCCAACCCGGAGGTCAACCCGGATTTGGTTTACGAAGGCCAGGAGATCATCATTCCTCTGGCTATGCCTACGGCCACGCCCACCCCCACCCCCATGCCTACAGCCACTCCTACGGCCACGCCGCGTTATTTGCCGCCAAACTTGTTGGCCCCCGCCGACGGCCAGTTTGTCAATAGCTCCACCCTCTTCTTTAACTGGACCGCCACCGGCTGGCTGACCGCTGACGAGTTCTACGTTTTACAATTGGCCTGGCCTGATGGTTCTTATACGG
Proteins encoded in this region:
- a CDS encoding LysM peptidoglycan-binding domain-containing protein — encoded protein: MTVMTECSACGAALKNFETRCPFCGKPTIHYHRQRRCLHCGAPAAQKATTCMMCGRPVDSLPLAASFSGSWLGVTLGVAVIVGLVWGVNTYQPLYHEVVQAAQATPTPTATATPALFRPPTATATPPPTTSPTIIPSPTPRTHVVEAGQALYYIAQLYQVSVEELAAMNNLADSRMLRVGQVLVVPDSPINWDTADNQLPPQIIHVIQAGETLGDLSVKYDTPLDTIFAANPEVNPDLVYEGQEIIIPLAMPTATPTPTPMPTATPTATPRYLPPNLLAPADGQFVNSSTLFFNWTATGWLTADEFYVLQLAWPDGSYTAHWTKGNSWRFGQKDRPSAGVVTWSVAIMRQTGADATGSPVGVELATPDQLRTVEWW